The genomic stretch AGGATCCACAGCGCCATCGAAAAACTACGCTTGACAGGTTTGTCGCGCCGGCCTTGCAACAAATGCCACGCGCCACAAGCGGCGACGATGAAGCCCGCAACAATGAATGCGGCGATCGTCATATGCGCGAGGCGATACGGAAACGACGGGTTGAAAATCACTTTCATCCAGTCGACCGGTACGATACGGCCATTCTCGACGGCGTATCCTTGCGGCGTCTGCATGAAGCTATTCGACGCGAGAATCCAGAAAGTGGAAATGAGCGTGCCCACCGCAACCATTAGCGTCGCGAAGAAATGCTGGCGGGGACCGACTCGATTCCAGCCGAACAGCATCACGCCGAGAAACCCGGCCTCGAGAAAGAACGCTGTCAGCACTTCATAGGTCAGAAGCGGCCCCGTGATGTTTCCGGCAATGCTGGAAAATCCACTCCAGTTGGTGCCGAACTCGTAGGCCATCACCACGCCCGAGACCACCCCCATTCCGAAGCCCACCGCGAAGATCTTCGACCAGAACAGAAACATGTCCTTGTAGGCAACGTCGCCGGTCAGCAACCAGCGCCATTCCAGCACGGCCAGGAAACTGGCCATGCCGATGCTGATCGCGGGAAAAACGATATGAAACGAAACCGTGAACGCAAACTGCAACCTGGCAAGGTGGAATGCATCGAAGATTTCCATGATTGATCAATGGCTCCAGGTGATAGCGGCATTTGCATAAAGACGGACGCCATGTCGCGGCGCAACGACTACGCTGCTCATCGAGCGCGATAACGCAAGGTTTACTGATAAACGGATCGGTGTGTCGATCAACCGGACGCACAGGTCCAGTTGATCGATCAGTCAAGCTCGCCCGACGTCAAGCTTCTGCTGAGCGCACAACATGAACAGGAACAGACTTGTACGAAGGCGTGCCGCTCTCCTTGTCAATGTAGTCGAGTGGCACCAGCACGTTCGCTTCGGGATAGTATGCCGCCACCGAACCTGGCGCGATGTTGTAAGCGATTACAGTAATCTTCTTCAGGCGCAGCTGCCTGCCCGCTGAAATGGTTTCAATGTCGACCAGATCACCATGTTCGAGTCCACGTGCGGCAAGATCGTCTTCGTTCATAAACAGTACGTCACGCCGGCCGAACACGCCCCGGTAACGATCGTCCATCGCATAGATGGTGGTGTTGTACTGGTCATGGCTGCGAATCGTGATGAGACGTAGAACATTTTCAGCACCGAGGACGTCTGCGTCTTCCTTCACTCCGCCGTACACCGAGAACATCGCCTTTCCAGACGGTGTGGGCCACACGCGTTCGGTCGGGGGAAGCGGCATACGGAATCCTCCCGGCACTCTGATTCGTTCATTGAATGCCTCGAATCCCGTCACGGTTTGCTCGATCAGGTCCCGAATCCTGTCGTAGTCGGCAATCAATTCCTTCCATGCCACCTTGCTGTCCGGCAACGTTGCCGTGGCGATACCGGCGATGATCGCCGGCTCGGAAAGCAGGTGCCCGGATGCGGGCGTCAGCTTCCCGGAAGAAGCGTGGACCATCGACATGGAATCCTCGACGGTAATGGATTGCCGGCCGGTCGCCTGTATATCAAGCTCCGTGCGACCCAGAACAGGCAGCACGTACGTCTCTTTTGCCACTAGCAGATGCGAACGATTGAGCTTGGTTCCGAGGTGGACGCTCAGATCGAGCTTGCCCATTGCGGGAAAGGACTGCTCGGAATCGGGTAACGCCACGGCGAAGTTTCCGCCCAGGCAAATCAGCGCCTTGGCCGTGCCGGCGATCATCGCCTGCATCGCCTGGACCGCATCGTGCCCGTGTGCTTCGGGCGGCTTGAATCCGAACACGCTCTCGATCTGCTTGAGGAAGGGTTCGGAAGGTTTTTCCGTGATGCCGACCGTCCGGTTTCCCTGCACGTTCGAATGCCCGCGCAAAGGACAGATGCCTGCGCCGGGTTTGCCGATGTTGCCGCGTAATAACAACAGATCTGCAATCAGACGGACATTGGCGGTGCCTTTGTTATGCTGGGTAACGCCCATTCCGTAAGTGACGATCGTTGCATTCGATTTTGCATAGGCAATGGCGACCTCCTCGAGGTCTTCACGGCTGAGTCCGCTTGCCTTTTCGATATCGTCCCATGAGGTCGCTTCCAGATCGGCGGCAAATGCCTCGAAACCTTGGGTATGCGTGGCGATAAACTCGTGGTCCAGGACGGTGTTTCCCTGTTCTGCGTCCGTCTGCAGAAGCGCTTTCATGATGCCCTTGAGGGCGGCCGCGTCTCCGCCGGCGTCGAGCTGAAAATAGGTCGACGCAATTCGGGTCGATGCGAAGGCCGCCATTTCGAAGACGCTCTGCGGATCGGCGAAGCGCTCAAGCGCGCGCTCGCGCAGCGGATTGAACACGATGATCGGCACGTTGCGCCGCGAGCATTCGTGGAGTGTCCCCATCATCCGGGGGTTATTCGTCCCGGGATTGTGGCCGATCGAGAGGATGAGTTCGGTCTTGTCGAAATCATCCAACGACACCGTGCCTTTGCCGATCCCGATCGATTGGGGCAATCCGACGCTGGTCGGCTCGTGGCACATGTTCGAGCAATCAGGGAAATTGTTTGTCCCATATTCGCGCGCGAACAACTGAAAGAGGTAGGCGGCCTCGTTCGACGCCCTGCCCGACGTATAGAACTCGGCCTGGTTGGGAGAAGGCAACCCTCGAAGGACCTCACCGAT from Paraburkholderia sp. IMGN_8 encodes the following:
- a CDS encoding FdhF/YdeP family oxidoreductase, which translates into the protein MTTRREVPGIRPYDGPAGGWGALRATAQAVRTQMESIEAPITLMRTNQPDGFDCPGCAWPDKEHRSTFQFCENGAKAVTWEATTKRVTPAFFENNTVSSLLQRSDFELEDLGRLTHPLVYDRDTDKFRAVKWEDAFARIGEVLRGLPSPNQAEFYTSGRASNEAAYLFQLFAREYGTNNFPDCSNMCHEPTSVGLPQSIGIGKGTVSLDDFDKTELILSIGHNPGTNNPRMMGTLHECSRRNVPIIVFNPLRERALERFADPQSVFEMAAFASTRIASTYFQLDAGGDAAALKGIMKALLQTDAEQGNTVLDHEFIATHTQGFEAFAADLEATSWDDIEKASGLSREDLEEVAIAYAKSNATIVTYGMGVTQHNKGTANVRLIADLLLLRGNIGKPGAGICPLRGHSNVQGNRTVGITEKPSEPFLKQIESVFGFKPPEAHGHDAVQAMQAMIAGTAKALICLGGNFAVALPDSEQSFPAMGKLDLSVHLGTKLNRSHLLVAKETYVLPVLGRTELDIQATGRQSITVEDSMSMVHASSGKLTPASGHLLSEPAIIAGIATATLPDSKVAWKELIADYDRIRDLIEQTVTGFEAFNERIRVPGGFRMPLPPTERVWPTPSGKAMFSVYGGVKEDADVLGAENVLRLITIRSHDQYNTTIYAMDDRYRGVFGRRDVLFMNEDDLAARGLEHGDLVDIETISAGRQLRLKKITVIAYNIAPGSVAAYYPEANVLVPLDYIDKESGTPSYKSVPVHVVRSAEA